The following are encoded in a window of Halosimplex halophilum genomic DNA:
- a CDS encoding EamA family transporter: MVSEFVVGVGFALLSALAFAAQGIAVRLGTKTRSIAAVVGAVFAVNLLVVVPAAALAASPDFGLTARAVAAFAVAGLLGSLLARVCYYVGIERLGASRAEPLRALAPLFALGAAVAFLGEFVTAARLGGVALLVGAGALVGLDSRAAPGTATGRALWIGVAFPVAAALFLGIDPVFTKLGLADGTTPLVGVAVRIVAAATAFGLYLLWRALRGGRVPALGALRAGRRPSLGAERWLLAASVANTVYLLAYYEALARVPVSVATPVLSASTLFVVAGAAVFLRGDERVTPRLVGAALLVVVGVTLVVRG, from the coding sequence ATGGTGTCGGAGTTCGTCGTCGGCGTCGGGTTCGCGTTGCTCTCCGCGCTCGCGTTCGCGGCCCAGGGTATCGCCGTCCGCCTCGGGACGAAGACGCGCTCGATCGCGGCGGTCGTGGGGGCCGTGTTCGCCGTCAACCTGCTCGTGGTGGTCCCCGCGGCCGCCCTCGCCGCCTCTCCCGACTTCGGCCTGACGGCGCGGGCGGTCGCGGCCTTCGCCGTCGCCGGCCTCCTCGGCTCGCTGCTCGCCCGCGTCTGTTACTACGTCGGGATCGAGCGACTGGGCGCGAGTCGGGCCGAGCCGCTCCGGGCGCTGGCCCCGCTTTTCGCGCTCGGCGCGGCCGTCGCCTTCCTCGGGGAGTTCGTCACGGCAGCGCGACTCGGCGGCGTGGCGCTGCTGGTCGGCGCCGGCGCGCTCGTCGGCCTCGACAGCCGGGCCGCGCCCGGGACGGCCACGGGACGAGCGCTCTGGATCGGCGTCGCCTTTCCGGTCGCCGCGGCGCTGTTCCTCGGTATCGACCCGGTGTTCACCAAACTGGGGTTGGCCGACGGGACGACGCCGCTGGTCGGCGTCGCGGTCCGTATCGTCGCCGCGGCGACGGCCTTCGGCCTCTATCTCCTCTGGCGGGCACTCCGGGGCGGACGCGTCCCCGCTCTCGGGGCGCTCCGGGCGGGTCGGCGGCCCTCCCTCGGTGCGGAGCGCTGGCTGCTCGCGGCGAGCGTCGCCAACACCGTCTATCTCCTCGCGTACTACGAGGCGCTGGCGAGGGTCCCGGTGTCGGTTGCGACCCCCGTACTGAGCGCGAGCACGCTGTTCGTCGTCGCCGGCGCCGCGGTATTCCTCCGGGGCGACGAGCGCGTGACGCCGCGGCTGGTCGGCGCGGCACTGCTCGTCGTCGTCGGCGTGACGCTCGTCGTCCGGGGGTGA
- a CDS encoding Lrp/AsnC family transcriptional regulator has protein sequence MVRAYVMVKAHSGDAERLKSEILDVEGVEDAYIVAGDVDFIATVTVDETADVKAVAATHIQNLDGIEDTQTYVAMD, from the coding sequence ATGGTCCGCGCCTACGTCATGGTCAAGGCCCACTCCGGCGACGCCGAACGGCTCAAATCCGAGATCCTCGACGTGGAGGGGGTCGAGGACGCCTACATCGTCGCCGGCGACGTGGACTTCATCGCCACCGTCACCGTCGACGAGACAGCCGACGTGAAGGCCGTCGCCGCCACCCACATCCAGAACCTGGATGGCATCGAGGACACCCAGACCTACGTCGCGATGGACTGA
- the upp gene encoding uracil phosphoribosyltransferase yields the protein MAIEDRGDAKLIDHALATDVLTRLRDVETEQVAFRKGLVKLGRVCGYEIIDGAMETEYVPVETPLTETMGQRVKGLDDVVIVNVLRAATPFVEGLLKAFPRARQGVISASRDEAAGMDEEGQFPISVDYVKLPDIEPEDTVIVADPMLATGSTMCAVLDRVLEGQPEPENLFVLSAVSAPEGLVQVSDAVPEADLLTVAIDDELDEDGYIVPGLGDAGDRAFRTTE from the coding sequence ATGGCGATCGAAGACCGCGGCGACGCGAAACTCATCGACCACGCGCTCGCTACGGACGTGCTGACGCGGCTGCGCGACGTGGAGACCGAACAGGTGGCGTTCCGGAAGGGGCTGGTCAAGCTCGGCCGGGTCTGCGGCTACGAGATCATCGACGGGGCGATGGAGACCGAGTACGTCCCGGTCGAGACCCCCCTCACGGAGACGATGGGCCAGCGCGTCAAGGGGCTGGACGACGTGGTCATCGTCAACGTCCTCCGCGCGGCGACGCCGTTCGTCGAGGGACTGCTGAAGGCGTTCCCCCGCGCCCGCCAGGGCGTCATCTCCGCCAGCCGCGACGAGGCGGCGGGCATGGACGAGGAGGGGCAGTTCCCCATCTCCGTCGACTACGTCAAACTGCCGGACATCGAGCCGGAGGACACCGTCATCGTCGCCGACCCGATGCTGGCGACCGGGTCGACGATGTGTGCGGTCCTCGACCGCGTGCTGGAGGGCCAGCCCGAGCCCGAGAACCTGTTCGTCCTCTCGGCGGTGAGCGCGCCCGAGGGGCTGGTGCAGGTGAGCGACGCCGTCCCGGAGGCCGACCTGCTCACCGTGGCGATCGACGACGAACTCGACGAGGACGGCTACATCGTGCCCGGGCTGGGCGACGCGGGCGACCGGGCGTTTCGGACGACGGAGTGA
- a CDS encoding potassium channel family protein: MRFVIVGAGRVGLRTARALEDSGHEVVLIERDPTKVDRAKAEGHEVIEGDASDEQVLLSADLAEADALGALTGDLSTNFVACMVAKHHGCRTVLRIDEEYREDIYRKYASDVDEVIYPERLGAIVAKNALLGGNIRAVADIAQNLQLVELTVTPESPMRGYTLSELELPADTELLAFGKQGDPLSIPDEDVSMEVGDTLAILADFEKLDDVRQIVVGEAVAAKGGA, encoded by the coding sequence ATGCGATTCGTTATCGTGGGTGCCGGCCGCGTCGGGCTGCGAACGGCACGCGCACTCGAAGACAGCGGACACGAGGTGGTCCTCATCGAGCGCGACCCGACGAAAGTCGACCGCGCGAAGGCCGAGGGCCACGAGGTCATCGAGGGCGACGCCAGCGACGAGCAGGTGCTGCTCTCGGCCGACCTGGCCGAAGCCGACGCGCTGGGCGCGCTGACGGGCGACCTCTCGACGAACTTCGTCGCCTGCATGGTCGCGAAACACCACGGCTGTCGCACCGTCCTCCGGATCGACGAGGAGTACCGCGAGGACATCTACCGCAAGTACGCCTCCGACGTCGACGAGGTCATCTACCCCGAGCGGCTGGGCGCCATCGTCGCCAAGAACGCGCTGCTGGGCGGCAACATCCGCGCCGTCGCCGACATCGCGCAGAACCTCCAGCTCGTCGAACTGACGGTCACGCCCGAGTCGCCGATGCGCGGTTACACCCTGAGCGAACTGGAACTGCCCGCGGACACCGAGCTGCTCGCGTTCGGCAAGCAGGGCGACCCGCTGTCGATCCCCGACGAGGACGTGTCGATGGAGGTCGGGGACACGCTCGCCATCCTCGCGGACTTCGAGAAACTCGACGACGTGCGTCAGATCGTCGTCGGCGAGGCCGTCGCCGCGAAGGGGGGTGCCTGA